A single region of the Polyodon spathula isolate WHYD16114869_AA chromosome 12, ASM1765450v1, whole genome shotgun sequence genome encodes:
- the numb gene encoding protein numb homolog isoform X4 → MNKLRQSFRRKKDIYVPESSRPHQWQTDEEGVRSRKCSFAVKYLGHVEVDESRGMHICEDAVKRLKTAGKKAVKAVLWVSADGLRVVDDKTKDLILDQTIEKVSFCAPDRNFDRAFSYICRDGTTRRWICHCFMAVKDSGERLSHAVGCAFAACLEKKQKREKECGVTATFDANRTTFTREGSFRVTTATEQAEREEIMRQIQDAKKAEADVKTLTPPSTNTNTAAAVVNSMAPTPTPPSPSSSPPAAGPQDNNPHAIPRRHAPVEALARQGSFRGFPALGQNTSPFKRQLSLRMNELPSTMQRKSDFPITNSVPEVEGEADSISSLCTQITTAFSGPPEDPFSSAPMSKPASSPQSPAAQGGNWVNQSAMAPTLPSAVAPPHLTHRRTPSEADRWLEEVSKTVRAQQQPSVNPVGIAMPLPAQPFPTNTFMAPPPAAVPMIPPRQQPAFLPPSQGYSLANGIPYGQPSVPVVGITPSQMVANVFGTATHTQVISQPSPANFPKQNSFPQYEVQSYKPAQQQPPLPAQSNGTVAFNGADCWSQPSSAQPIDPFEAQWVALESRSRQRTSPSPTNPFSTDLQKTFEIEL, encoded by the exons TACCTGGGCCATGTGGAAGTGGACGAGTCCCGAGGAATGCATATCTGTGAAGATGCTGTGAAGAGACTGAAAACG GCTGGAAAGAAAGCAGTGAAGGCTGTCCTCTGGGTATCAGCGGATGGACTCCGCGTCGTTGATGACAAAACAAAg GACCTAATTTTAGACCAGACAATAGAGAAGGTGTCTTTCTGTGCCCCAGACCGGAACTTCGACCGGGCATTCTCCTACATCTGCAGGGATGGTACCACTCGCCGCTGGATCTGTCACTGTTTCATGGCAGTCAAGGACTCT GGGGAGCGTCTGAGCCATGCGGTGGGCTGTGCCTTTGCCGCCTGTCTGGAGAAAAAGCAAAAGAGAGAGAAGGAGTGCGGGGTGACGGCTACCTTCGACGCCAACAGAACCACCTTCACCCGCGAGGGCTCCTTCAGGGTCACCACGGCAACGGAGCAGGCTGAGCGGGAGGAGATCATGAGGCAGATTCAAGACGCCAAGAAAG CTGAAGCAGATGTGAAGACCCTCACTCCCCCAAGTACAAACACAaatactgctgctgctgtggtgaACTCAATGGCTCCAactcccacccctccctctccctcctcgtCCCCCCCAGCAGCCGGCCCACAGGACAACAACCCCCACGCCATCCCTCGCCGCCACGCCCCCGTGGAGGCCCTCGCTCGCCAGGGCTCCTTCCGAGGCTTCCCCGCCCTCGGCCAGAACACCTCCCCCTTCAAACGACAGCTTTCCTTGCGCATGAACGAGCTGCCCTCCACTATGCAGCGCAAGTCAGACTTCCCCATCACGAACTCTG TCCCTGAGGTTGAGGGGGAAGCCGACAGTATCAGCTCCCTGTGCACCCAGATCACCACTGCCTTCAGCGGCCCCCCTGAGGACCCCTTTTCATCAGCACCCATGTCCAAGCCTGCCTCCTCTCCACAGTCTCCTGCTGCTCAAG GTGGAAATTGGGTGAATCAGTCAGCAATGGCACCTACACTTCCCAGTGCAGTTGCACCACCACACCTGACTCACAGGAGAACCCCCTCGGAGGCAGACCGCTGGTTAGAAGAGGTATCCAAGACGGTCCGAGCCCAACAGCAGCCAAGCGTAAACCCTGTTGGTATTGCCATGCCTTTGCCAGCACAGCCCTTTCCTACCAACACCTTCATGGCTCCACCGCCAGCAGCTGTGCCTATGATCCCCCCAAGACAGCAGCCTGCCTTCCTCCCTCCTTCCCAGGGCTATTCTCTGGCGAATGGGATCCCGTATGGGCAGCCCAGCGTCCCTGTGGTGGGCATCACCCCCTCCCAGATGGTGGCAAATGTCTTTggcactgccacacacacccaggtgATCTCGCAGCCCTCTCCAGCTAACTTCCCCAAACAGAATTCGTTCCCCCAGTACGAGGTGCAATCCTACAAACCAGCTCAGCAGCAGCCGCCACTGCCAGCGCAGTCCAATGGAACCGTTGCCTTCAACGGAGCTGACTGCTGGAGCCAGCCCTCCTCTGCTCAGCCCATCGACCCCTTTGAGGCCCAGTGGGTGGCACTGGAGAGCAGGTCCAGGCAGcgcacctctccctctcccacaaACCCCTTCTCCACTGACCTACAGAAAACCTTTGAGATCGAACTTTAA
- the numb gene encoding protein numb homolog isoform X2, with translation MNKLRQSFRRKKDIYVPESSRPHQWQTDEEGVRSRKCSFAVKYLGHVEVDESRGMHICEDAVKRLKTDRKFFKSFFGKAGKKAVKAVLWVSADGLRVVDDKTKDLILDQTIEKVSFCAPDRNFDRAFSYICRDGTTRRWICHCFMAVKDSGERLSHAVGCAFAACLEKKQKREKECGVTATFDANRTTFTREGSFRVTTATEQAEREEIMRQIQDAKKAEADVKTLTPPSTNTNTAAAVVNSMAPTPTPPSPSSSPPAAGPQDNNPHAIPRRHAPVEALARQGSFRGFPALGQNTSPFKRQLSLRMNELPSTMQRKSDFPITNSVPEVEGEADSISSLCTQITTAFSGPPEDPFSSAPMSKPASSPQSPAAQVIGAASALPLPIANPVSTAAVVAAAAPPPALPARDTNPWALGPSATANPGGNWVNQSAMAPTLPSAVAPPHLTHRRTPSEADRWLEEVSKTVRAQQQPSVNPVGIAMPLPAQPFPTNTFMAPPPAAVPMIPPRQQPAFLPPSQGYSLANGIPYGQPSVPVVGITPSQMVANVFGTATHTQVISQPSPANFPKQNSFPQYEVQSYKPAQQQPPLPAQSNGTVAFNGADCWSQPSSAQPIDPFEAQWVALESRSRQRTSPSPTNPFSTDLQKTFEIEL, from the exons TACCTGGGCCATGTGGAAGTGGACGAGTCCCGAGGAATGCATATCTGTGAAGATGCTGTGAAGAGACTGAAAACG GACAGGAAGTTCTTCAAAAGCTTCTTTGGAAAA GCTGGAAAGAAAGCAGTGAAGGCTGTCCTCTGGGTATCAGCGGATGGACTCCGCGTCGTTGATGACAAAACAAAg GACCTAATTTTAGACCAGACAATAGAGAAGGTGTCTTTCTGTGCCCCAGACCGGAACTTCGACCGGGCATTCTCCTACATCTGCAGGGATGGTACCACTCGCCGCTGGATCTGTCACTGTTTCATGGCAGTCAAGGACTCT GGGGAGCGTCTGAGCCATGCGGTGGGCTGTGCCTTTGCCGCCTGTCTGGAGAAAAAGCAAAAGAGAGAGAAGGAGTGCGGGGTGACGGCTACCTTCGACGCCAACAGAACCACCTTCACCCGCGAGGGCTCCTTCAGGGTCACCACGGCAACGGAGCAGGCTGAGCGGGAGGAGATCATGAGGCAGATTCAAGACGCCAAGAAAG CTGAAGCAGATGTGAAGACCCTCACTCCCCCAAGTACAAACACAaatactgctgctgctgtggtgaACTCAATGGCTCCAactcccacccctccctctccctcctcgtCCCCCCCAGCAGCCGGCCCACAGGACAACAACCCCCACGCCATCCCTCGCCGCCACGCCCCCGTGGAGGCCCTCGCTCGCCAGGGCTCCTTCCGAGGCTTCCCCGCCCTCGGCCAGAACACCTCCCCCTTCAAACGACAGCTTTCCTTGCGCATGAACGAGCTGCCCTCCACTATGCAGCGCAAGTCAGACTTCCCCATCACGAACTCTG TCCCTGAGGTTGAGGGGGAAGCCGACAGTATCAGCTCCCTGTGCACCCAGATCACCACTGCCTTCAGCGGCCCCCCTGAGGACCCCTTTTCATCAGCACCCATGTCCAAGCCTGCCTCCTCTCCACAGTCTCCTGCTGCTCAAG TTATTGGTGCTGCCTCTGCCCTCCCCCTGCCTATTGCTAACCCAGTCAGCACTGCCGCTGTGGTGGCGGCAGCAGCACCACCACCAGCACTGCCTGCCCGTGACACAAACCCCTGGGCTCTGGGACCCAGTGCCACTGCTAACCCAG GTGGAAATTGGGTGAATCAGTCAGCAATGGCACCTACACTTCCCAGTGCAGTTGCACCACCACACCTGACTCACAGGAGAACCCCCTCGGAGGCAGACCGCTGGTTAGAAGAGGTATCCAAGACGGTCCGAGCCCAACAGCAGCCAAGCGTAAACCCTGTTGGTATTGCCATGCCTTTGCCAGCACAGCCCTTTCCTACCAACACCTTCATGGCTCCACCGCCAGCAGCTGTGCCTATGATCCCCCCAAGACAGCAGCCTGCCTTCCTCCCTCCTTCCCAGGGCTATTCTCTGGCGAATGGGATCCCGTATGGGCAGCCCAGCGTCCCTGTGGTGGGCATCACCCCCTCCCAGATGGTGGCAAATGTCTTTggcactgccacacacacccaggtgATCTCGCAGCCCTCTCCAGCTAACTTCCCCAAACAGAATTCGTTCCCCCAGTACGAGGTGCAATCCTACAAACCAGCTCAGCAGCAGCCGCCACTGCCAGCGCAGTCCAATGGAACCGTTGCCTTCAACGGAGCTGACTGCTGGAGCCAGCCCTCCTCTGCTCAGCCCATCGACCCCTTTGAGGCCCAGTGGGTGGCACTGGAGAGCAGGTCCAGGCAGcgcacctctccctctcccacaaACCCCTTCTCCACTGACCTACAGAAAACCTTTGAGATCGAACTTTAA
- the numb gene encoding protein numb homolog isoform X3, which yields MNKLRQSFRRKKDIYVPESSRPHQWQTDEEGVRSRKCSFAVKYLGHVEVDESRGMHICEDAVKRLKTDRKFFKSFFGKAGKKAVKAVLWVSADGLRVVDDKTKDLILDQTIEKVSFCAPDRNFDRAFSYICRDGTTRRWICHCFMAVKDSGERLSHAVGCAFAACLEKKQKREKECGVTATFDANRTTFTREGSFRVTTATEQAEREEIMRQIQDAKKAEADVKTLTPPSTNTNTAAAVVNSMAPTPTPPSPSSSPPAAGPQDNNPHAIPRRHAPVEALARQGSFRGFPALGQNTSPFKRQLSLRMNELPSTMQRKSDFPITNSVPEVEGEADSISSLCTQITTAFSGPPEDPFSSAPMSKPASSPQSPAAQGGNWVNQSAMAPTLPSAVAPPHLTHRRTPSEADRWLEEVSKTVRAQQQPSVNPVGIAMPLPAQPFPTNTFMAPPPAAVPMIPPRQQPAFLPPSQGYSLANGIPYGQPSVPVVGITPSQMVANVFGTATHTQVISQPSPANFPKQNSFPQYEVQSYKPAQQQPPLPAQSNGTVAFNGADCWSQPSSAQPIDPFEAQWVALESRSRQRTSPSPTNPFSTDLQKTFEIEL from the exons TACCTGGGCCATGTGGAAGTGGACGAGTCCCGAGGAATGCATATCTGTGAAGATGCTGTGAAGAGACTGAAAACG GACAGGAAGTTCTTCAAAAGCTTCTTTGGAAAA GCTGGAAAGAAAGCAGTGAAGGCTGTCCTCTGGGTATCAGCGGATGGACTCCGCGTCGTTGATGACAAAACAAAg GACCTAATTTTAGACCAGACAATAGAGAAGGTGTCTTTCTGTGCCCCAGACCGGAACTTCGACCGGGCATTCTCCTACATCTGCAGGGATGGTACCACTCGCCGCTGGATCTGTCACTGTTTCATGGCAGTCAAGGACTCT GGGGAGCGTCTGAGCCATGCGGTGGGCTGTGCCTTTGCCGCCTGTCTGGAGAAAAAGCAAAAGAGAGAGAAGGAGTGCGGGGTGACGGCTACCTTCGACGCCAACAGAACCACCTTCACCCGCGAGGGCTCCTTCAGGGTCACCACGGCAACGGAGCAGGCTGAGCGGGAGGAGATCATGAGGCAGATTCAAGACGCCAAGAAAG CTGAAGCAGATGTGAAGACCCTCACTCCCCCAAGTACAAACACAaatactgctgctgctgtggtgaACTCAATGGCTCCAactcccacccctccctctccctcctcgtCCCCCCCAGCAGCCGGCCCACAGGACAACAACCCCCACGCCATCCCTCGCCGCCACGCCCCCGTGGAGGCCCTCGCTCGCCAGGGCTCCTTCCGAGGCTTCCCCGCCCTCGGCCAGAACACCTCCCCCTTCAAACGACAGCTTTCCTTGCGCATGAACGAGCTGCCCTCCACTATGCAGCGCAAGTCAGACTTCCCCATCACGAACTCTG TCCCTGAGGTTGAGGGGGAAGCCGACAGTATCAGCTCCCTGTGCACCCAGATCACCACTGCCTTCAGCGGCCCCCCTGAGGACCCCTTTTCATCAGCACCCATGTCCAAGCCTGCCTCCTCTCCACAGTCTCCTGCTGCTCAAG GTGGAAATTGGGTGAATCAGTCAGCAATGGCACCTACACTTCCCAGTGCAGTTGCACCACCACACCTGACTCACAGGAGAACCCCCTCGGAGGCAGACCGCTGGTTAGAAGAGGTATCCAAGACGGTCCGAGCCCAACAGCAGCCAAGCGTAAACCCTGTTGGTATTGCCATGCCTTTGCCAGCACAGCCCTTTCCTACCAACACCTTCATGGCTCCACCGCCAGCAGCTGTGCCTATGATCCCCCCAAGACAGCAGCCTGCCTTCCTCCCTCCTTCCCAGGGCTATTCTCTGGCGAATGGGATCCCGTATGGGCAGCCCAGCGTCCCTGTGGTGGGCATCACCCCCTCCCAGATGGTGGCAAATGTCTTTggcactgccacacacacccaggtgATCTCGCAGCCCTCTCCAGCTAACTTCCCCAAACAGAATTCGTTCCCCCAGTACGAGGTGCAATCCTACAAACCAGCTCAGCAGCAGCCGCCACTGCCAGCGCAGTCCAATGGAACCGTTGCCTTCAACGGAGCTGACTGCTGGAGCCAGCCCTCCTCTGCTCAGCCCATCGACCCCTTTGAGGCCCAGTGGGTGGCACTGGAGAGCAGGTCCAGGCAGcgcacctctccctctcccacaaACCCCTTCTCCACTGACCTACAGAAAACCTTTGAGATCGAACTTTAA
- the numb gene encoding protein numb homolog isoform X1 — MNKLRQSFRRKKDIYVPESSRPHQWQTDEEGVRSRKCSFAVKYLGHVEVDESRGMHICEDAVKRLKTAGKKAVKAVLWVSADGLRVVDDKTKDLILDQTIEKVSFCAPDRNFDRAFSYICRDGTTRRWICHCFMAVKDSGERLSHAVGCAFAACLEKKQKREKECGVTATFDANRTTFTREGSFRVTTATEQAEREEIMRQIQDAKKAEADVKTLTPPSTNTNTAAAVVNSMAPTPTPPSPSSSPPAAGPQDNNPHAIPRRHAPVEALARQGSFRGFPALGQNTSPFKRQLSLRMNELPSTMQRKSDFPITNSVPEVEGEADSISSLCTQITTAFSGPPEDPFSSAPMSKPASSPQSPAAQVIGAASALPLPIANPVSTAAVVAAAAPPPALPARDTNPWALGPSATANPGGNWVNQSAMAPTLPSAVAPPHLTHRRTPSEADRWLEEVSKTVRAQQQPSVNPVGIAMPLPAQPFPTNTFMAPPPAAVPMIPPRQQPAFLPPSQGYSLANGIPYGQPSVPVVGITPSQMVANVFGTATHTQVISQPSPANFPKQNSFPQYEVQSYKPAQQQPPLPAQSNGTVAFNGADCWSQPSSAQPIDPFEAQWVALESRSRQRTSPSPTNPFSTDLQKTFEIEL, encoded by the exons TACCTGGGCCATGTGGAAGTGGACGAGTCCCGAGGAATGCATATCTGTGAAGATGCTGTGAAGAGACTGAAAACG GCTGGAAAGAAAGCAGTGAAGGCTGTCCTCTGGGTATCAGCGGATGGACTCCGCGTCGTTGATGACAAAACAAAg GACCTAATTTTAGACCAGACAATAGAGAAGGTGTCTTTCTGTGCCCCAGACCGGAACTTCGACCGGGCATTCTCCTACATCTGCAGGGATGGTACCACTCGCCGCTGGATCTGTCACTGTTTCATGGCAGTCAAGGACTCT GGGGAGCGTCTGAGCCATGCGGTGGGCTGTGCCTTTGCCGCCTGTCTGGAGAAAAAGCAAAAGAGAGAGAAGGAGTGCGGGGTGACGGCTACCTTCGACGCCAACAGAACCACCTTCACCCGCGAGGGCTCCTTCAGGGTCACCACGGCAACGGAGCAGGCTGAGCGGGAGGAGATCATGAGGCAGATTCAAGACGCCAAGAAAG CTGAAGCAGATGTGAAGACCCTCACTCCCCCAAGTACAAACACAaatactgctgctgctgtggtgaACTCAATGGCTCCAactcccacccctccctctccctcctcgtCCCCCCCAGCAGCCGGCCCACAGGACAACAACCCCCACGCCATCCCTCGCCGCCACGCCCCCGTGGAGGCCCTCGCTCGCCAGGGCTCCTTCCGAGGCTTCCCCGCCCTCGGCCAGAACACCTCCCCCTTCAAACGACAGCTTTCCTTGCGCATGAACGAGCTGCCCTCCACTATGCAGCGCAAGTCAGACTTCCCCATCACGAACTCTG TCCCTGAGGTTGAGGGGGAAGCCGACAGTATCAGCTCCCTGTGCACCCAGATCACCACTGCCTTCAGCGGCCCCCCTGAGGACCCCTTTTCATCAGCACCCATGTCCAAGCCTGCCTCCTCTCCACAGTCTCCTGCTGCTCAAG TTATTGGTGCTGCCTCTGCCCTCCCCCTGCCTATTGCTAACCCAGTCAGCACTGCCGCTGTGGTGGCGGCAGCAGCACCACCACCAGCACTGCCTGCCCGTGACACAAACCCCTGGGCTCTGGGACCCAGTGCCACTGCTAACCCAG GTGGAAATTGGGTGAATCAGTCAGCAATGGCACCTACACTTCCCAGTGCAGTTGCACCACCACACCTGACTCACAGGAGAACCCCCTCGGAGGCAGACCGCTGGTTAGAAGAGGTATCCAAGACGGTCCGAGCCCAACAGCAGCCAAGCGTAAACCCTGTTGGTATTGCCATGCCTTTGCCAGCACAGCCCTTTCCTACCAACACCTTCATGGCTCCACCGCCAGCAGCTGTGCCTATGATCCCCCCAAGACAGCAGCCTGCCTTCCTCCCTCCTTCCCAGGGCTATTCTCTGGCGAATGGGATCCCGTATGGGCAGCCCAGCGTCCCTGTGGTGGGCATCACCCCCTCCCAGATGGTGGCAAATGTCTTTggcactgccacacacacccaggtgATCTCGCAGCCCTCTCCAGCTAACTTCCCCAAACAGAATTCGTTCCCCCAGTACGAGGTGCAATCCTACAAACCAGCTCAGCAGCAGCCGCCACTGCCAGCGCAGTCCAATGGAACCGTTGCCTTCAACGGAGCTGACTGCTGGAGCCAGCCCTCCTCTGCTCAGCCCATCGACCCCTTTGAGGCCCAGTGGGTGGCACTGGAGAGCAGGTCCAGGCAGcgcacctctccctctcccacaaACCCCTTCTCCACTGACCTACAGAAAACCTTTGAGATCGAACTTTAA